A genomic window from Haladaptatus caseinilyticus includes:
- the fer gene encoding ferredoxin Fer, producing the protein MNSPFDVLGIDADADDEEIVAAYRQRVKEAHPDVGGSAREFQRVKAAYERIQAGYGTEEYEGEWEKVEEVQTPKYPQVEYLNYEVLDDYGWEIDDQNLFRKAAAAGLDSEDYGQFPVEPQESLLEAAENRGFDWPFACRGGACANCAVAVVAGETEMFSNHVLSSEMTDRGFRLSCICEPATDDMQVVYNVKHLPGLDELRLPPQQFGQASSDD; encoded by the coding sequence GTGAACTCCCCGTTCGATGTTTTAGGGATCGATGCGGATGCGGACGACGAGGAAATCGTTGCGGCATACAGACAGCGAGTGAAAGAGGCCCACCCAGACGTGGGTGGCTCTGCCCGGGAGTTTCAGCGAGTCAAAGCGGCATACGAACGGATTCAGGCCGGATACGGAACCGAGGAGTACGAGGGGGAATGGGAGAAAGTCGAAGAAGTACAGACGCCAAAATATCCGCAGGTCGAGTATCTCAACTACGAGGTTCTCGACGATTACGGCTGGGAAATCGACGACCAAAATCTATTCCGGAAAGCCGCCGCAGCCGGACTCGATTCGGAGGATTATGGTCAGTTCCCGGTCGAACCGCAGGAATCGCTTCTCGAAGCCGCCGAGAACCGTGGTTTCGACTGGCCGTTCGCCTGTCGCGGTGGTGCCTGTGCGAACTGTGCGGTCGCAGTCGTGGCGGGGGAGACGGAGATGTTCTCGAACCACGTTCTCTCCTCGGAGATGACCGACCGTGGGTTCCGCCTGTCCTGCATCTGCGAACCGGCGACTGACGATATGCAAGTCGTCTACAACGTCAAACATCTGCCCGGTTTGGACGAACTTCGGTTGCCGCCACAACAGTTCGGGCAGGCTTCTTCCGACGATTGA
- the thpR gene encoding RNA 2',3'-cyclic phosphodiesterase, producing the protein MRLFVSIDLPDALAEGVAGVQERFSEADGLSFTDPRQAHVTLKFLGDVDSDRVSAIEDALELTVESDIDFGPFDANIRGLGVFPSLEYIRVVWLGVDEGETEMDLLHDAVESRLYDLEFEPEENEFIPHITIARMQHAGGKELVQRNVGELDPEVGTMEVEEIRLTKSELTSDGPEYSTVSAFRL; encoded by the coding sequence ATGCGACTGTTCGTGAGTATCGACCTACCGGATGCCCTCGCAGAGGGTGTTGCAGGCGTCCAAGAGCGGTTCAGCGAGGCTGACGGACTATCGTTTACCGACCCACGACAGGCCCATGTGACGCTGAAATTCCTCGGTGACGTGGATTCGGACCGCGTTTCGGCCATCGAGGACGCCCTCGAACTGACGGTCGAATCGGACATCGATTTCGGCCCGTTCGACGCGAACATCCGGGGGCTGGGCGTCTTCCCGAGTCTCGAATATATTCGCGTGGTGTGGTTGGGTGTCGACGAGGGTGAAACGGAGATGGACCTGCTCCACGATGCCGTGGAGTCTCGTCTCTACGATCTCGAGTTCGAACCGGAGGAAAACGAGTTCATTCCACACATCACCATCGCCAGAATGCAGCACGCAGGCGGGAAGGAACTCGTTCAGCGGAACGTAGGAGAACTCGACCCGGAAGTCGGGACGATGGAAGTCGAGGAGATTCGGCTGACGAAAAGCGAGTTGACGAGCGACGGGCCGGAGTACTCGACCGTTTCGGCGTTCCGGCTCTAA
- a CDS encoding 50S ribosomal protein L39e — MGKKSKAKKKRLSKLERQNSRVPAWVIMKTDRDVMRNPKRRSWRRSDTDE, encoded by the coding sequence ATGGGCAAGAAGTCGAAGGCCAAAAAGAAGCGGCTTTCCAAGTTGGAACGGCAGAACAGCCGCGTCCCTGCGTGGGTCATCATGAAGACCGACCGAGACGTGATGCGAAACCCAAAACGTCGCAGCTGGCGGCGTAGCGACACTGACGAATAA
- a CDS encoding 50S ribosomal protein L31e: MSASDFEERVITVPLRDVKAEPKQKRAGKAMKVVREHLAKHFKVDEEDVRLDPSINEAIWSRGRKKPPRKIRVHAARFDEEGEAVVEAEYEE, translated from the coding sequence ATGAGCGCAAGTGATTTCGAGGAGCGAGTCATTACGGTTCCGCTCCGAGACGTAAAAGCAGAGCCGAAGCAGAAACGCGCCGGTAAGGCGATGAAAGTGGTGCGCGAACACCTCGCCAAACATTTCAAGGTTGACGAGGAAGACGTGCGTCTCGACCCCTCCATCAACGAAGCAATCTGGTCGCGCGGCCGAAAAAAGCCGCCGCGAAAGATCCGCGTTCACGCGGCACGCTTCGACGAAGAGGGCGAAGCAGTCGTCGAGGCGGAGTACGAAGAGTAG
- a CDS encoding translation initiation factor IF-6, translating to MLRTAFNGSSYVGVFAHATDEHLLIRPDLDDELVESLTTELGVEPVRTNLGGSSTVGALVSGNENGLLVSSRMTDHERESVEDAIDVPITELPGRINAAGNVVLANDTGAYVHPDLPHEAVQAVSDGLGVPVERGMIAGVRTVGTAAVATNRGVLCHPKATDDELDTVEDVLGVPADIGTINYGGPLVGSGLLANANGYVVGQDTTGPELGRIEDALGYID from the coding sequence GTGCTCCGTACCGCGTTTAATGGGTCGTCGTACGTTGGTGTGTTCGCGCATGCGACTGACGAGCATCTACTGATTCGGCCCGATTTGGACGACGAACTGGTCGAATCGCTCACCACGGAGTTAGGAGTCGAGCCGGTCCGGACGAATCTGGGTGGATCATCGACCGTCGGTGCACTAGTTTCGGGCAACGAGAACGGGTTGCTCGTGAGCAGTCGAATGACCGACCACGAACGTGAATCGGTCGAAGACGCCATCGATGTCCCTATCACAGAACTGCCGGGACGCATCAACGCCGCCGGAAACGTCGTTCTCGCGAACGACACCGGTGCGTACGTTCACCCGGACCTCCCGCACGAGGCGGTACAGGCCGTCTCGGATGGACTCGGCGTCCCAGTCGAGCGCGGCATGATCGCTGGTGTGAGAACGGTCGGAACTGCCGCGGTGGCGACGAACAGAGGCGTTCTCTGCCACCCGAAAGCAACCGACGACGAACTCGACACCGTCGAAGACGTGCTGGGCGTTCCGGCCGACATCGGTACCATCAACTACGGTGGGCCGCTCGTTGGGTCGGGACTCCTCGCGAACGCCAACGGCTACGTCGTTGGGCAGGATACGACCGGGCCGGAGCTCGGACGTATCGAGGACGCACTGGGATATATCGACTGA